From the Aphis gossypii isolate Hap1 unplaced genomic scaffold, ASM2018417v2 Contig00647, whole genome shotgun sequence genome, one window contains:
- the LOC126554911 gene encoding uncharacterized protein LOC126554911, translated as MAHKHSLEALNRTLKDIKNSDKLFGGSLLVLSGDFRQTLPVIPRSTYADEINACLKSSPLWRNVEKLQLKINMCVQMLQEPSAETFSKQLLDIGDGKVAIDETGNVKLPTDFCAIADSQDTLIEQIFPDVHTQYINHEWLAERVILAAKKCRR; from the coding sequence ATGGCACACAAACATTCACTTGAGGCGTTGAACAGGACACTgaaagatattaaaaacagtGACAAACTATTTGGCGGATCTCTGTTGGTCCTTTCAGGTGATTTCAGACAAACACTTCCAGTCATTCCACGTTCGACATACGCTGATGAGATCAACGCTTGCTTAAAATCATCTCCATTGTGGCgtaatgttgaaaaattacagctaaaaataaatatgtgcgTTCAAATGCTTCAAGAACCATCCGctgaaacattttcaaaacaactCTTAGATATCGGTGATGGAAAAGTTGCTATAGATGAAACTGGAAACGTAAAATTACCGACCGATTTCTGCGCAATCGCTGATTCGCAAGATACTCTCATTGAACAAATATTTCCCGATGTACACACACAGTACATAAATCATGAGTGGCTTGCAGAAAGAGTGATTTTAGCGGCAAAAAAATGTAGACGTTGA